The genomic region GAAGATGCCGAGGAACCGGCTGCCTTCCGTGCGGAGCTGGCGGGACTCGCCCGCGTAGTCGACCGTGAAGCCCTGGGGCAGTATCGACTTGGCCTCGCTTTCCAATACTTGAAGCGCCTGGTCCAGCGACACCCCCGGCGGGACGACGCCTTGGATCCGCACGGCGTTGAGCTGCTGGAACCGCTTCAGCTCCCGCGGCTCCGTCGTGGTCTCGAGGGTCGCGAAGGTCGAGAGCGGCACGAGCCGGCCGCCGGTCCCGGTGACGTAGATGTCCTTGAGCTGGTCGGTCGTCAGGCGCTCGCTCCGCTTTACTTGGGGAATCACCTTGTAGCTCCGACCCTGGATGCTGAATCGATTGACGTAGTTTCCGCCGAGAAGCGTCGAGAGGTCCTTGCCCGCCTCGCTCATCTCGACCCCCTGGGAGCGGACCTTGTCGCGGTTGAACACGACCCTCGCCTGGGGCTGGTCGAATTTGAGATCCGCGTCGGCGAACATGAACATGCCGCTCGCGAACGCCTTTCCGACGAGCTTGTTGGCGAACTCCACGAGCTGCTCCGGCTCGGCCGTCGAGGCGACCACGAAATCGACCGGGAAATCGCCGCCCCCGGGCAGTGCCGGCGGGATCAAGGAGATGACCCGGATTCCCGGAATCTTCGAGAGACCCATCGAGGCCTCGACCTGGAGCTGCTGGGCCGTCTTCTTCCGATCGCTCCAGGGCTTGGTGACCATGCCCCCGAAGCCGCCGGTCGGGAAAGCCAGCTGGAACGTGTTCTTGTACTCGGGGAACTTACGATAGACGCCCTCGACCTGCGCCGAGTAGAGCTTGGTCTGGTCGAGCGTCGAGTTCGGCGCGGCCTGAATGATTCCAAAGACCACGCTCTGGTCCTCGCTCGGCGCCAGCTCGTGCATCGAGAACATGTAGAAGGGGATGATCAACGCGACGACGACCGCCCATGCGACATAGACCGCGGGCCTGTACTCGAGCGTCCGGGTGAGTGCCCCCTTGTAGGCCTCCCGCACGCCGTCGAAGCGCCGGTTGATCCACCCCGCGAAGCCGCGCTCATTGTCGCCGGCGCGGAGCAGCTTCGATCCCAGCATCGGGGAGAGCGTCAGGGCCACGATCCCTGAAATGATGACCGCCCCCGCGAGCGTGAACGCGAACTCGCGGAACAGCGACCCCGTGAGACCGCCCTGGATCGCGACGGGGGTATAGACCGCCGCCAGCGTGAGCGTCATGGCGATGATCGGGCCGATCAGCTCGCGCGCCGCTTCGATCGCCGCTCGGAACGGCGTCACGCCCATGCGCAAATGTCGCTCCACGTTCTCGACCATCACGATCGCGTCGTCGACCACGAGCCCCACCGAGAGCACGATCGCGAGCAGGGTGAGCAGGTTGATCGTGAACCCGGCCACCATCATCATGAAGACCGCGCCGATCAGCGAGATCGGAATCGCGACGACCGGGATGATCACGGCGCGCACCGACCCTAGGAAGAGGAAGATGACGAGAATCACGATGAGCAGCGTCTCCGTGAGGGTCTTCAAGACCTCGCGGATGGCGCTCTCGATGTACTCGGTCGAGTCGTAGGGGACCCCGGCCTTCATTCCGACCGGCAGCTGCGCCTCGATGGCGGGCAACGCCGCACGGACGCGCCCGATCACCTCGAGCGTGTTGGCTGTGGGGAGCACCCAGATTCCCATGAAGACCGCGCCCTGGCCGTCGAAGCGGACGTCCTGCTCGTAGTTCTCGGCGCCCAGCACGACATCGGCGATGTCGCCGAGGCGAACGACGGTGCCCTTGTCCTGCTTCACGACCAAGCGGCGGAACTCGTCGGCCGTCTTGAGGTCGGTGTTCGCGACCAGGTTCACCGAGACCATCGACCCTTTCGTCTGGCCCAGCGTGGAGAGATAGTTGTTGTCGGCCAGCGCGTCGTGCACCTGCGACGCCGAGATGCCCATCGCCGCCATCTTCTCGGGCTTCAGCCACACGCGCATCGCG from Candidatus Eisenbacteria bacterium harbors:
- a CDS encoding multidrug efflux protein, translated to MKFTDLFIRRPVLAMVVSLVILIAGLQSIRSLSVRQYPRSDIAILTVTTTYVGANADLVRGFITTPLERVIASADGIDYIESSSAQGVSTITVHLKLNYDTNAALTQVQAKVAQVRNDLPPEAQAPVIELATADNRFAAMYLGFSSKDLDQNQITDYLMRVVQPKLSAIDGVQRADILGGRTFAMRVWLKPEKMAAMGISASQVHDALADNNYLSTLGQTKGSMVSVNLVANTDLKTADEFRRLVVKQDKGTVVRLGDIADVVLGAENYEQDVRFDGQGAVFMGIWVLPTANTLEVIGRVRAALPAIEAQLPVGMKAGVPYDSTEYIESAIREVLKTLTETLLIVILVIFLFLGSVRAVIIPVVAIPISLIGAVFMMMVAGFTINLLTLLAIVLSVGLVVDDAIVMVENVERHLRMGVTPFRAAIEAARELIGPIIAMTLTLAAVYTPVAIQGGLTGSLFREFAFTLAGAVIISGIVALTLSPMLGSKLLRAGDNERGFAGWINRRFDGVREAYKGALTRTLEYRPAVYVAWAVVVALIIPFYMFSMHELAPSEDQSVVFGIIQAAPNSTLDQTKLYSAQVEGVYRKFPEYKNTFQLAFPTGGFGGMVTKPWSDRKKTAQQLQVEASMGLSKIPGIRVISLIPPALPGGGDFPVDFVVASTAEPEQLVEFANKLVGKAFASGMFMFADADLKFDQPQARVVFNRDKVRSQGVEMSEAGKDLSTLLGGNYVNRFSIQGRSYKVIPQVKRSERLTTDQLKDIYVTGTGGRLVPLSTFATLETTTEPRELKRFQQLNAVRIQGVVPPGVSLDQALQVLESEAKSILPQGFTVDYAGESRQLRTEGSRFLGIFLLSAVLIFLVLAAQFESFRDPFVILAGSAPLAISGALLFSFLGFTTMNIYSQVGLITLVGLVAKNGILIVQFANHLRETGVEKLAAVIDAAGTRLRPILMTTAATVFGHLPLVFAHGPGAGARNSIGITLVSGMVIGTFFTLFVVPAVYMLVAGAHARAAAREEVPEVAVAGEASEAA